Genomic segment of Brachyspira suanatina:
TTCCTAAAGCCTGTATCCAATTTTGACAATTACTACTATATATGTACCCTAAAAAAATTGAAAGAATATCAGCAAAATCTTTTAATTTTTTATTTTTCTTTTTTAATAATTCTTTTCTATACAAATTTACTTCTATAGCTTCATACTCTAATGCTTTTATATTATTTGATTTTTTTAATTCTTCATTTTTTAAAAATCTAGCTGTATTCATATCTAAAATTTTATCATATTTGAATTCAGCAGTATTTAAACCTTTTAATATAATAATATCATTAAAATATACTTCTTTAGCATAAACATTTGATATATTTACGCTTCCATTAATAATTGAAGAATCAAATACAAGTTTATCATATTTATTAAACTCATCAATATAAGAATTGTTAAGAATAATATTACAATTATTTATTGGAGATTTTATATTTATAAATCTTATGTCTAAAAAAGTATCCTCTTCTTTATATCTACTATTTTGTCTAACTGGATATTGAACTCTATTAATATTAGATATATTAAAATTACCATCAAGTTCAAGAGAGTAAAAATATAAATACTTTATAGTACTAGATAAAATTACAGAATCAGAATATAATGTACTAGTGTCAAATACTAATTTATTTATTGTAGAACCTTGAATTTCTATTCCATTATCAATAGTACAATATAAAAAAGTAAATTCATTCATAATTCTAGAAGCTTCAAAATATACTCTATTAAAAAGAACCATAAAAAATTTAACTTCTTCATTAAAGTTTACATTTAAAAAACTAATACTATAAAAGTCAGTATTATTTGCACGAAATTGTTTGTTAAATATAATACAATGAAATATTATTTCTTTATCTGTTAAGTCTTTATATCCTGATTGCGTCAATATTGATTTTAAATTAAAATCGAAATTTATAACAACTGAATAACTAATTTCTCCTGTTTCTTTATTTCTATATAGAGTACCGCCTATTATTATTTTGTTCTCTTTTTCATTAAAATTTATTTTCATAAGTTCTATAAAATCAATTTCATTATCATAAATACATTGATTTTTAGCAAGCATATCGTCTATATTATTAATATTTTTTTTATCCATATTTAACTTAATAGCATTTTATAAAAAATTAAACATTTATAAAATTACTCCCCATCAATAATATTTATTTCTTTATCAGACATTAATTCTTTGAAAATATCATTAATCATATTTTGCATATTATTTAAATTAACAAAATCAATATTAATATCGTTTACAAAATATAATTCAGATTTAATAAATTGTATATTAACATTATTTTCATAATTAAATAAAGTTATATTTTTTTTATTTTTATTTAACGAACTATTAAATTGAATTCCATCAAATCCTATATTCTTTAATAATTCTGATATATATTGAGTAGGTATATAGTCAATTTCATTTGATACAGGTAAAGAAAAACCAAAATTTAAAGCTTCAAATTCTTTTATATTTTGATTTAACTCTGAAATATCAAATAATTTAAAATCTTTCAATATTTCTACTGTAGCTACACTTATTCTACTTTTTATAGTTGGGCGTATTTCTTTAATACTAGTTTCTACATCTTCAGAAAGATATAAATAACCTATTTTTTCTGGATTAGCTCTACCTGCTCTAATTATATTTTTATTTTTAGGAGCTAGAGAATTTTCAGCATCATATCCACTATAAGCATTATTATTTAATAAATTAGGTAATAATGGTAATGTATATATTCTACTACGATATAAAGTAGTACCTTTTCCTCAAATAAAAATATTATTTTTATAACTTTCTTTTAAAACATCAATAATCTTATGTTTAGGAAAAAATCTATTATTATTTATTATTTCATTTTTAAAACTATAATAATAATCAGCAATATCAATATGATTATCTATATTTGATAAAATTTTTTTTAAATATATTTTATTAATATCTTCCATTTAATCCCCTTCTATAACCCTAATCTCCTCATCAGTCAAATTGTATAATGAATACACAATCTTATCAATAGCCTTGTCCACCGCCTGAATACGCGTGTTAAGCATCTCAATAGTGTTAGGGTTCTTCTCGGAGGAAAGTTTTTTGTTTAAATCAATGATGTTGTCAACGAGCTTAATTAAATTTTCTTCTGTATTTTTATCAATATCTGGAATAGGAAAANAATAGTTCAATCCATTTTGATAATTAGTATTTCTATCATTAATATCTAAGCCAATATCTTGATAAAAATAATAAAATAAAACTTTATGATAATACTTATTAGCAAGTTTATTMAYWYCTTCCATTTAATCCCCTTCTATAACCCTAATCTCCTCATCAGTCAAATTGTATAATGAATACACAATCTTATCAATAGCCTTGTCCACCGCCTGAATACGCGTGTTAAGCATCTCAATAGTGTTAGGGTTCTTCTCGGAGGAAAGTTTTTTGTTTAAATCAATGATGTTGTCAACGAGCTTAATTAAATTTTCTTCTGTATTTTTATCAATATCTGGAATAGGAAAATCATTTATATATTGAGGTTTAAACCTTGTTGTATTGCCCCTTAATATAGTACCTGTTTTTTTAACATAATAAGTAAATAACTTACTATTAAAAATCCCCATATAAACATTGATGTTGTATATAGCCTTTTCATTAAATACAATACTGTAAATTGTAGTTGTATGATATAAATTTTTATCATCAATTACAGCCTGCATTCTCATATTAATATCAGGAAAAGAAATTTTTTTATGCTCAAATTCATTTAAATTTTGAGGTCTGCTATATTGCCACCATGTATTTTTAAATTTTCCATGTTCTCTGCTTTCTAATACTTTTTTATTTTCTTTTAGATATTCCCAAGCCTTTGGAAAATTATCCATTATTTCTTTAGAAGTATATAATGATAATGAACCATTTGATAATTTATAAGGAAATATAACACATCGAGTTGGTATTAATTCTGTATATCTTTTTAAATCTTTACCTAATAAAAAGTGCTTTATAAATCCTCTCTCTATTTCTATTTCCCTATCTAATGACTTTGAATAAGTTTTTACAATTCCATTATTTTCTTCCACCCTTGTAAAACATAAATATCGTCTGCACTTGTAGCTATACCTTGAAATATTTTTTTTGTTATATCTTTTAAAACTATTTTATAATTTTTTAATTTATCTATTATAGACAAAGTATCATTATCATAAAAATTCCAATTATCTTTTGTTATTATACTAATAGGAAAAGTTTCAAAAGTAGATTCAAACAATTTTTCTTTTATATCTACATTTTCATCAAATCTCAATAATTTAAAATCATTTTGTTCTTCATTAGATAAAAATAATAAACAAGTATATGTAGTAGCATTATTAAATATTTGATTCTCACCAAAATACACAACTTTTTTTAATGCCTTTCTATTAGATATTATTTCTCTTAAATTCTCTCCCATATCTACTTTAAAAAACTTATGAGATAAAATATATCCCATTTCACCTGTAGACTTTAATAACTGAAAAGCTTTTTCAACAAAACATAAATAAATATCTATATTACCACTGTTTGCACTTTTATAAGTTTGTTTTAATGCATCTACAGTTAATGGGCTTGATTCTGCCATTGTCTGAATTTTTACATAAGGAGGGTTTCCAATTACTACATCAAATCCCCCTGCTTTCATTATATCCCTAAACTTAGAATTCCAATCGAAACAGTTAATTTTATATAAAGTGTCATCGTCCAAATCGAGATGGCTCTCGTAAAAATCATTGCCTACTACTATCTGTAGCACCTTCCCGCACGATAACGCTCACCCTTACAGCAAGTACAATGTACGCGACCGAAGGAAGTACTGTAAAGTATGCGGCTAATTACCCAACCATAAAAAATAAAATTAACCAAAAAGCCAACCCAGAAATAATTTTTTTGAAAATTTACCTAACAATCAACACCTTGACCGAGCGAAACAAAAAATAAAAAGATATAAAATTTTAATTTTTTACTTATATAGTACCCACTCGAACCCGCCCTTATAGTTAAACAGAATTTTTTTAAACAATAAGCCCAAAAAACTAACTTTTTTAGAAAAAACTACGAGCTGTAGCACCGCCCCGCAGTATTCGCCATACGGGCTTCCCGCACGGTAATGCTCACACTTACAGCAAGTACAATGTACGTGCGGCTGATTACCCAACATTAAACAAAAATAAATTAATTGTAAAAACATAACCTATATGTTAAAATTAATAATAAAAATAAGGACTAAAAATGCCTGTTATATCAAGATTTTACGGTATCATCATCAAAATGTATTTTCAGCAAAAAGAGAATAACCCTCCGCATTTTCATGCTATATATGGTGAGTATGTTGGAGTAATTGATATCAATGAATTAAAAATGATAGAAGGCGATTTACCTAATAAAGCATGTTCGCTTGTATTGGAATGGGCTAAAAATAATCAAGACGAACTTTTAAATATATGGAATACTCAAAACTTTAAACAATTAGAACCTTTGGAGTAATTATGACTTTCCATAAAATTAAAAATGTTAAAGCTTTGGACAATCTCATTTTAGAAATAATATTTGAAAATGAAGAAATAAAATATTATGATATAAAAAAATTAATCCCTGAACATAAAGAGTTTGAAATTTTGAAAGATAAAACTTTATTTAATCTTGTAAAAGTAGATGTCGGCGGATACGGTATTTCTTGGAACGATGATTTGGATATATCATGCAACACTTTATACTACTCGCCTAGCTAACGCACTACTCGCCGTAGGGGCATTCCGTACGGTAACGCTCACCATTACAGCAAGTACAATGTAAGCGACCGAAGGAAGTACTGTAAAGTATGCGGCTAATTACCCAACCATAAAAAATAAAATTAACCAAAAAGCTAACCCAGAAATATAAAAACGTATCCAGAAATAATTTTTTTTGAAATTTACCTTATTCCCCCACTGACCGAGCGAAACAAAAAATAAAAGGCTATAAAATTTTTAATTTTTACTTATATTATACCCGCCCGCCCACCCTATATAGTTAAACAAACATTTTTAACAAAACAAGCCTACAAATATAATTTTTTTAGAAAAAATTAGAAAAAGATTGTACTTTTTTCAATAAAAATTGTGAGCTTCTGGCAAGTTTACTTGACAGAACCCAAAAGCGAACAATTTTTATTTATAATAAAACAAAAGAAGCAAAAATCATTTACATACTGTAGGATAATCCAAACATTCTGGCAATATACCAAAAACGCTAACGCGAATTTTATTAAATATACAACGCAGGCTAAAGCCTTTTACTATGAACTACTCGCCTAGCTTACGCACTACTAGCCGTAGGGGCTTCCCGCACGGCAACGCTCACCATTACAGCAAGTACAATGTACGTGCGGCTTATTACCCAACATCAAACAAAAACAAACTAACTAAAAAGCCAACCCAGAAATATAAAATCGAACCCGCAAACAGAAACTAACCCAGAAATATAAAACTAACCCACAAACTAAAACTAACTCAGAAATAATTTTTTTGAAATTTACCTAACAATCCCCCCTGACCGAGCGTAGCGAGGAAATACCCGGACGAAGTCCACCGGAGGTGAGGGTACGCCCTTATTATTAAACAAACATTTTTAACAAAACAAGCCTACAAATATAATTTTTTTAGAAAAAATTAGAAAAAATATTGTACTTTTTTCATAGGAAAAAAGTACCAAAAAACTACTTCTTTTGTGGCACAGGCGAAGCCCGCCTACGGCGAGAAGCAAAAAGCATTTACATCATGTAGGATAATCCAATTTTTCTGGCAATATCCCAAAAAGCTAACGCGAATTTTTATTAAATATACAACGCAGGCTAAAGCCTTTTACTCTGAAATAATAATCTACTTAAATATACGGCTAATTACCCAACATAAAACAAACTAACTAAAGAGCTAACCAAGAAATATAAAAACTAACCCACAAACTAAAACTAATCCAGAAATAATTTTTTTTGAAATTTACCTTATTACCCACCCAAACTCGCCCTTATAGTTAAACAAACATTTTTAACAAAATAAGCCCGAAAATATAAATTTTTTTCAAGAACTACTAAAAAAGTTGACTTTCCCAACCCCAACAAGCTAGCCATCTGAACCACTCGCCTAGCTAACGCACTACCTACGGTCGGGGGCATTCCGCACCGTATATCTTAATATTAAGGCTAGTAAAATGTAGGTGCGGTTTATTATGCAATATTAAACAAAAATAAAAAACTATATATTGTCTAACAATAATATAAATTTGTTAAGG
This window contains:
- a CDS encoding RES domain-containing protein produces the protein MYTLPLLPNLLNNNAYSGYDAENSLAPKNKNIIRAGRANPEKIGYLYLSEDVETSIKEIRPTIKSRISVATVEILKDFKLFDISELNQNIKEFEALNFGFSLPVSNEIDYIPTQYISELLKNIGFDGIQFNSSLNKNKKNITLFNYENNVNIQFIKSELYFVNDINIDFVNLNNMQNMINDIFKELMSDKEINIIDGE
- a CDS encoding DUF4160 domain-containing protein yields the protein MPVISRFYGIIIKMYFQQKENNPPHFHAIYGEYVGVIDINELKMIEGDLPNKACSLVLEWAKNNQDELLNIWNTQNFKQLEPLE
- a CDS encoding DUF2442 domain-containing protein, which produces MTFHKIKNVKALDNLILEIIFENEEIKYYDIKKLIPEHKEFEILKDKTLFNLVKVDVGGYGISWNDDLDISCNTLYYSPS